In Vibrio japonicus, one DNA window encodes the following:
- the bamB gene encoding outer membrane protein assembly factor BamB — translation MKGMLKKALAVAICAGVLAGCASEEDTVIMAPVPSVDNEFTPKKVWSTSVGDGVEHYYSKLTPAYGYGKIFAASRDGVVKALDPETGALLWEQDLEQDVPARLAGGITTGYSQIFIGSENGQVLALNEETGEVNWRVDVDGEVLSAPATDSNLVIVSTDKGILLALNQEDGSQKWAISTEVPNLTLRGSSAPVAFSGGVFWGTANGRLAAAVAEHGQLIWQQPIGSPQGATEIDRLVDVDASPLVLGGALYIIGFNGQLTAIDLRSGKPVWKRKYSSATDLASDGSRLFVVTDKDHLVAFDARSGTELWSNDKLEHRLLTAPKMVNEYLVVGDSEGYLYWIDRISGEFVSKQEVDSSGFAVPPLVVPGGYVVTTRDGDVKKLTINE, via the coding sequence ATGAAGGGAATGCTTAAAAAAGCGCTAGCTGTAGCAATATGTGCTGGAGTACTGGCAGGCTGTGCAAGCGAAGAAGATACCGTCATCATGGCTCCGGTTCCAAGCGTAGACAACGAGTTTACTCCGAAGAAAGTTTGGAGCACATCGGTTGGCGATGGTGTTGAACATTATTATTCAAAGCTCACGCCAGCTTATGGTTATGGCAAAATATTTGCAGCGAGTCGTGATGGTGTAGTGAAAGCACTAGACCCTGAAACAGGCGCATTACTGTGGGAACAGGATCTCGAGCAAGATGTACCAGCTCGCTTAGCAGGTGGTATCACTACGGGATACAGTCAGATCTTTATTGGCAGTGAAAATGGACAAGTTCTCGCACTGAATGAAGAAACAGGCGAAGTAAACTGGCGTGTGGATGTCGATGGAGAAGTACTTTCTGCACCGGCAACAGACAGTAACTTAGTGATTGTAAGTACTGATAAAGGCATTTTACTGGCGCTAAATCAGGAAGACGGAAGCCAGAAGTGGGCAATTAGTACCGAAGTTCCAAATCTCACTCTGCGTGGCAGTAGTGCACCTGTTGCTTTCTCTGGCGGTGTATTTTGGGGAACAGCTAATGGGCGACTTGCAGCGGCTGTCGCAGAACATGGTCAGCTAATTTGGCAACAGCCAATTGGTTCACCGCAAGGGGCAACTGAAATCGACCGCTTGGTCGATGTGGATGCATCGCCACTTGTTCTGGGTGGGGCTTTGTACATTATTGGTTTCAATGGTCAGCTGACAGCGATTGATTTGCGTTCAGGCAAACCCGTTTGGAAGAGAAAGTACTCTTCAGCGACAGACCTAGCAAGTGATGGTAGTCGTTTGTTTGTGGTGACAGATAAAGATCACTTGGTCGCATTCGATGCGCGAAGCGGTACTGAACTGTGGTCAAACGATAAGCTAGAGCACCGATTACTAACAGCACCAAAGATGGTCAATGAGTACCTGGTAGTTGGTGATAGTGAAGGTTATCTATACTGGATTGATCGAATCAGTGGTGAGTTTGTTTCTAAGCAAGAAGTAGACAGCAGTGGTTTTGCTGTACCGCCATTGGTTGTGCCGGGCGGCTATGTAGTTACCACTCGCGATGGCGATGTAAAGAAACTGACGATCAACGAGTAA
- a CDS encoding YfgM family protein — MELYDSEEQQVEAIKDWWKENGKAIILGAVIGLGGLFGWRYYQDSVTAAQEAASESYTKAVQELAAKGADAESDVQSFIDANSETQYAVLAALQLAKVQVEASNIDEALAQLEWAKTATTDQALLAVIYYRLARVKAEQNEFDAALSELTNISDESWVGRVAELRGDILLRKGDVSGAYTAYTEAQQAGDASQTLQMKLDDLAK, encoded by the coding sequence GTGGAACTCTACGATTCTGAAGAACAACAAGTAGAAGCGATCAAAGATTGGTGGAAAGAAAACGGTAAAGCAATCATTTTGGGTGCGGTTATCGGTTTAGGTGGCCTGTTTGGTTGGCGTTACTACCAAGATTCTGTCACTGCAGCGCAAGAAGCAGCATCAGAGAGCTACACGAAAGCAGTGCAAGAATTAGCTGCAAAAGGTGCTGACGCAGAAAGCGATGTGCAAAGTTTTATCGATGCAAACAGCGAAACCCAGTATGCGGTGTTAGCCGCGCTCCAGCTAGCGAAAGTGCAGGTTGAAGCAAGCAACATTGATGAAGCTCTAGCACAATTAGAGTGGGCAAAAACGGCGACAACTGATCAAGCGCTTTTGGCTGTAATTTACTATCGCCTTGCGCGAGTGAAAGCTGAGCAGAATGAATTTGACGCAGCTCTATCTGAGTTAACCAACATTTCTGATGAAAGCTGGGTAGGTCGCGTTGCGGAACTCCGTGGTGATATCTTACTACGTAAAGGCGATGTTTCAGGCGCTTACACGGCTTACACGGAAGCACAGCAAGCTGGCGATGCTAGCCAAACACTTCAAATGAAGTTGGATGACCTAGCCAAATAA
- the hisS gene encoding histidine--tRNA ligase, giving the protein MAKTIQAIRGMNDCLPTQSPLWQKLENTVKNVVSAYGYNEVRMPIVEMTHLFSRAIGEVTDVVEKEMYTFEDRNGDSLTLRPEGTAGCVRAGIENGLLYNQEQRLWYMGPMFRHERPQKGRYRQFHQCGVEVFGLDGPDVDAELIMMTARLWRELGIDKHVRLELNSIGSLEDRANYRTALIEFLEQHMDILDEDCKRRMHTNPLRVLDTKNPDIQAVLGDAPRLSDYLGDESKQHFSGLCELLDAAGIEYTVNERLVRGLDYYNRTVFEWITESLGAQGTVCGGGRYDGLVEQLGGKATPAVGFAMGLERLVLMLETLELTDVRRSVDVYMVTAGEGTMMAGMKLAEQLREQVPGLRVMNHFGGGNFKKQFKRADKVGAAVALVLGENEVADNTVVLKDLIGGTQETYSQSDVVAKLAELI; this is encoded by the coding sequence GTGGCAAAAACTATTCAAGCAATTCGAGGCATGAACGACTGCCTCCCAACTCAATCTCCACTGTGGCAAAAACTTGAGAACACAGTAAAAAATGTAGTCAGCGCTTATGGTTACAATGAAGTGCGCATGCCAATCGTTGAGATGACACATCTATTTAGCCGCGCAATCGGTGAGGTTACGGACGTTGTAGAAAAAGAGATGTATACGTTCGAAGATCGTAACGGTGACAGCTTAACCTTGCGCCCTGAAGGTACGGCTGGCTGTGTGCGCGCTGGTATCGAAAATGGTTTGCTGTACAACCAAGAGCAACGCTTATGGTACATGGGCCCTATGTTCCGTCATGAACGTCCGCAAAAAGGTCGCTACCGTCAGTTCCACCAATGTGGTGTGGAAGTATTCGGCCTAGATGGTCCTGATGTTGATGCAGAGCTTATCATGATGACTGCTCGCCTATGGCGCGAGTTAGGTATCGACAAGCACGTGCGCCTTGAGCTGAACTCAATCGGTTCTCTAGAAGACCGTGCTAACTACCGCACAGCATTGATCGAGTTCCTAGAGCAGCACATGGATATCTTAGATGAAGACTGCAAACGTCGCATGCACACCAACCCTCTACGAGTACTGGATACTAAGAACCCAGACATCCAGGCGGTTTTAGGTGATGCTCCTCGATTATCTGACTACTTAGGTGATGAATCTAAACAACATTTTTCTGGTTTGTGTGAACTTCTTGATGCGGCAGGTATCGAATACACAGTCAATGAACGTCTCGTTCGCGGATTAGACTATTACAACCGCACAGTATTTGAGTGGATCACTGAAAGCTTAGGTGCACAGGGTACAGTGTGTGGCGGTGGTCGCTATGATGGTCTTGTTGAGCAGCTTGGCGGCAAAGCAACACCAGCCGTTGGCTTCGCGATGGGCCTTGAGCGTTTGGTTCTGATGCTAGAAACATTAGAGCTGACCGACGTTCGCCGCAGTGTTGACGTATACATGGTAACCGCAGGTGAAGGCACTATGATGGCGGGCATGAAGCTAGCGGAACAGCTACGCGAACAAGTACCAGGTCTGCGAGTGATGAATCACTTCGGTGGCGGTAACTTTAAGAAGCAATTTAAGCGTGCGGACAAAGTGGGTGCAGCAGTTGCGCTAGTGCTTGGTGAAAACGAAGTGGCTGACAATACTGTAGTACTGAAAGACCTTATCGGTGGTACGCAAGAGACTTACAGCCAGTCAGACGTTGTCGCTAAACTCGCTGAATTGATTTAA
- the ispG gene encoding flavodoxin-dependent (E)-4-hydroxy-3-methylbut-2-enyl-diphosphate synthase: protein MHHESPIKRRPSTRIYVGDVPIGDGAPIAVQSMTNTRTTDVEATVAQIKSLENVGADIVRVSVPTMDAAEAFKLIKQQVNIPLVADIHFDYRIALKVAEYGVDCLRINPGNIGNEDRIRAVVDCARDKNIPIRIGVNGGSLEKDIQMKYGEPTPEALVESAMRHVDILDRLNFEQFKVSVKASDVFLAVDSYRLLAKKIDQPLHLGITEAGGARAGAVKSSVGLGMLLAEGIGDTLRISLAANPVEEIKVGFDILKSLRIRSRGINFIACPSCSRQEFDVIGTVNALEERLEDIITPMDVSIIGCVVNGPGEAEVSHLGLAGSNKKSAFYEDGKRQKERFDNDDLVSQLEAKIRAKAAVMDEQNRIDIKVQD from the coding sequence ATGCATCACGAATCTCCTATTAAACGTCGCCCATCGACACGTATTTATGTGGGTGATGTACCTATTGGTGATGGCGCGCCAATTGCGGTGCAGTCCATGACAAACACCAGAACAACAGACGTAGAAGCGACTGTTGCACAAATCAAATCACTGGAAAATGTGGGCGCGGATATTGTGCGTGTTTCTGTACCGACAATGGACGCAGCCGAAGCATTTAAGTTGATTAAACAGCAAGTGAATATTCCTTTGGTTGCCGACATCCATTTCGATTACCGTATCGCGCTGAAAGTAGCGGAATACGGCGTGGACTGTCTACGCATTAACCCAGGCAATATTGGTAACGAAGACCGCATTCGTGCTGTTGTTGACTGCGCTCGTGATAAAAACATCCCGATTCGAATCGGCGTCAACGGTGGTTCTCTGGAAAAAGACATCCAGATGAAATATGGCGAACCTACACCTGAAGCTCTGGTCGAATCAGCAATGCGCCATGTGGACATTCTTGATCGCCTGAACTTTGAACAGTTTAAAGTGAGCGTTAAAGCATCGGACGTATTTCTTGCTGTGGACTCATACAGACTATTGGCGAAGAAAATCGACCAACCTCTTCACTTAGGTATTACAGAAGCGGGCGGTGCACGCGCTGGCGCGGTTAAGTCATCGGTTGGCCTTGGTATGCTATTGGCAGAAGGTATCGGTGATACACTGAGAATCTCTCTTGCGGCCAACCCTGTAGAAGAAATCAAAGTCGGTTTTGATATTCTTAAATCTCTGCGCATTCGTTCTCGCGGCATTAACTTCATTGCATGTCCAAGCTGCTCTCGTCAAGAATTTGATGTTATTGGCACGGTGAATGCCTTAGAAGAACGCCTAGAAGACATTATTACGCCAATGGATGTGTCCATCATCGGTTGTGTTGTGAATGGCCCAGGTGAAGCTGAGGTTTCACATCTAGGCTTAGCGGGCAGTAACAAGAAGAGCGCTTTTTACGAAGACGGAAAACGTCAGAAAGAGCGATTTGATAACGATGATCTTGTTAGCCAGCTCGAAGCAAAAATTCGTGCGAAAGCAGCGGTAATGGACGAGCAAAACCGCATAGACATTAAAGTACAAGACTAA
- a CDS encoding RodZ domain-containing protein, with protein sequence MTAENETIGREENHAAIKAGTLLKQKREQLGLSQRQIADRLRLRASIIEDIENNQFDSDHSATFTKGYIRSYAKAVGMDVGEVLKAYESEQRPEPEEQEMKSFSGKTKREKHDSRIMILTWGIVAIILGISSVWWWQNQQTSIVELTEPAEQEQPIEQGFENTNQFDPTLMMDESEPQVAETFDTLADAETEIVQEQNDIAASDINTEAAATETAPVVSEESTKPEVADNLLNITFNGDCWTLVKDSSGKTLVSGVKKGGETLELSGEMPYNVVLGAPQNVSMTLSSEPVDLSGYTSGKVAKFTLP encoded by the coding sequence ATGACAGCTGAAAACGAGACGATAGGAAGAGAAGAAAACCACGCTGCGATCAAAGCAGGCACATTATTAAAGCAAAAGCGTGAACAATTAGGACTTAGCCAAAGGCAAATCGCTGATCGTTTGCGATTACGCGCATCCATTATTGAAGATATTGAAAACAACCAGTTTGATTCTGATCACTCTGCGACATTCACCAAGGGTTATATTCGCTCATACGCAAAAGCGGTTGGGATGGATGTCGGAGAAGTCTTAAAAGCGTACGAAAGCGAACAGAGACCAGAGCCTGAAGAGCAAGAAATGAAAAGCTTTTCTGGTAAGACAAAGCGAGAGAAACACGACAGCCGTATCATGATTCTGACGTGGGGAATTGTGGCGATTATTCTTGGTATTTCATCGGTATGGTGGTGGCAAAATCAGCAAACCTCAATCGTCGAACTCACTGAGCCTGCGGAGCAAGAACAACCCATTGAACAGGGCTTTGAAAATACCAATCAATTTGATCCTACGTTGATGATGGATGAATCTGAACCTCAAGTCGCTGAAACATTCGACACTCTAGCTGACGCAGAAACTGAAATTGTCCAAGAGCAAAACGACATTGCTGCCTCAGACATCAATACTGAAGCGGCAGCGACTGAAACTGCTCCAGTGGTATCAGAAGAGTCAACGAAACCTGAAGTTGCAGACAACTTACTCAACATTACGTTTAATGGAGATTGTTGGACTTTGGTTAAAGACAGCTCAGGAAAAACGCTGGTTTCTGGCGTTAAGAAGGGGGGAGAGACGTTGGAATTGTCCGGTGAAATGCCCTACAACGTGGTTTTAGGCGCACCACAAAACGTTTCAATGACATTATCAAGTGAACCTGTCGACCTTTCTGGGTATACTTCAGGCAAAGTCGCAAAATTCACCTTACCTTAG
- a CDS encoding bifunctional tRNA (adenosine(37)-C2)-methyltransferase TrmG/ribosomal RNA large subunit methyltransferase RlmN, whose product MTTEKINLLDFDRKGMRQFFAEELGEKAFRADQVMKWIYHFGVDDFENMSNINKKLREKLQHKCEIKAPTVAEAQHSSDGTIKWAMKVGDQDVETVYIPEDDRATLCVSSQVGCALECKFCSTAQQGFNRNLKVSEIIGQVWRAAREIGLQKETGRRPITNVVMMGMGEPLLNMKNLIPALEIMLDDLGFGLSKRRVTVSTSGVVSGLDQMTGKIDVALAISLHAPNDKLRSEIMPINDRWDIQDFLASVRRYIASSNANRGKVTVEYVLLDHVNDDMDHARELAELMKDTPCKINLIPFNPYPGSPYKKPSNSRIDRFQKTLMKYDHTVTIRKTRGDDIDAACGQLVGDVIDRTKRTAMIKAAKGETIAVKAV is encoded by the coding sequence ATGACCACTGAAAAAATCAATCTACTCGACTTTGATCGCAAGGGTATGCGTCAATTCTTCGCCGAAGAGTTAGGCGAAAAGGCATTCCGCGCAGATCAGGTAATGAAGTGGATCTACCATTTCGGTGTCGATGACTTCGAAAACATGAGCAACATTAACAAGAAGCTACGCGAAAAACTGCAGCACAAGTGTGAAATCAAAGCACCTACGGTTGCAGAAGCTCAGCACTCTTCAGACGGCACAATCAAGTGGGCGATGAAGGTCGGCGATCAAGATGTTGAAACGGTGTACATCCCGGAAGACGATCGCGCTACGCTGTGTGTATCTTCTCAGGTAGGTTGTGCGCTGGAATGTAAATTCTGTTCTACGGCTCAGCAAGGCTTTAACCGTAACTTGAAAGTCTCTGAAATCATTGGTCAGGTTTGGCGTGCAGCACGCGAGATCGGTCTGCAGAAAGAGACTGGCCGTCGCCCAATCACTAATGTGGTAATGATGGGTATGGGTGAGCCACTGCTTAACATGAAAAATCTCATCCCAGCATTAGAAATCATGCTCGACGATCTGGGTTTTGGTTTGTCTAAGCGTCGCGTTACTGTTTCGACGTCAGGCGTAGTATCTGGTCTTGATCAGATGACGGGTAAGATTGACGTAGCACTAGCGATTTCTCTGCATGCGCCAAACGATAAGCTACGTAGTGAAATCATGCCTATCAATGACCGCTGGGATATCCAGGACTTCTTAGCATCGGTACGTCGTTACATTGCATCATCAAATGCAAACCGCGGTAAAGTTACCGTAGAGTATGTATTGCTAGACCACGTTAACGATGACATGGATCACGCACGTGAATTGGCGGAGCTGATGAAAGACACGCCTTGTAAGATCAACTTGATTCCGTTTAACCCGTACCCTGGTTCGCCTTACAAGAAGCCAAGTAACTCACGCATTGATCGTTTCCAAAAGACGTTGATGAAATACGATCACACAGTGACCATTCGTAAAACACGTGGTGATGATATTGATGCAGCATGTGGGCAATTAGTCGGTGACGTTATTGACCGTACTAAACGTACTGCGATGATAAAAGCCGCAAAAGGCGAAACGATCGCGGTAAAAGCGGTATAA
- the csdE gene encoding cysteine desulfurase sulfur acceptor subunit CsdE, with amino-acid sequence MSSFPQSPFGQDITADDIVATMQNFKGWEDRYRQVIQWGKKLPQMPDDLKSEQVTVSGCESQVWLVSEQIDGKWHFCADSDARIVRGLIALVMAAYDGKSSEEIQAFDVDAYFDQLGLIAHLSPSRGNGLKAIVEQIKQLSA; translated from the coding sequence ATGTCATCTTTTCCTCAGTCGCCATTTGGTCAAGATATTACCGCTGACGATATCGTTGCAACCATGCAAAACTTTAAAGGATGGGAAGACCGCTACCGTCAGGTGATTCAGTGGGGGAAAAAACTGCCTCAAATGCCTGATGATCTAAAATCGGAGCAGGTGACTGTCTCGGGGTGTGAAAGCCAAGTCTGGCTTGTGAGTGAACAGATTGATGGTAAGTGGCATTTCTGCGCCGACTCAGATGCTCGTATTGTTAGAGGTTTAATCGCTTTGGTGATGGCGGCCTATGACGGTAAATCAAGTGAAGAAATTCAAGCGTTTGATGTGGATGCGTATTTTGACCAACTTGGATTAATCGCTCACCTTAGTCCGTCTCGTGGCAACGGCCTAAAGGCGATTGTCGAACAAATCAAACAGCTTTCCGCTTAA
- the tcdA gene encoding tRNA cyclic N6-threonylcarbamoyladenosine(37) synthase TcdA, which translates to MRELDTPASDNYNQRFGGTRRLYGNSEVEILRAAHVCVIGIGGVGSWAVEALARTGIGELTLIDMDDVCVTNINRQIHAMSGTVGQSKVEVMAERVKLINPECKVNIIDDFITPDNQHEYLSKEFDYVLDAIDSVKAKASLLAYCRSNKIKVITTGGAGGQVDPTQIQVADLTKTIQDPLAKKIKDTLRRHHNFPKNPQRKFGIDCVFSTEQLKYPQPDGSVCGVKSTAEGPKRMDCASGFGAATVVTATFGFVAVSRIVEKLIQKYKNA; encoded by the coding sequence ATGCGCGAACTTGATACTCCTGCTTCTGATAATTACAACCAACGCTTTGGCGGCACACGTCGACTTTACGGCAATAGCGAAGTAGAAATCCTACGAGCGGCTCATGTCTGTGTCATCGGTATTGGCGGTGTTGGCTCTTGGGCGGTGGAAGCGTTGGCGCGCACTGGCATTGGCGAACTGACTCTGATCGATATGGATGATGTTTGCGTCACCAATATCAACCGTCAGATTCATGCGATGTCGGGAACAGTAGGTCAAAGTAAAGTCGAAGTGATGGCAGAGCGTGTTAAGTTGATTAACCCAGAGTGCAAGGTCAACATCATTGATGACTTCATCACTCCTGACAATCAACACGAATACTTGAGCAAAGAGTTTGATTATGTGCTCGATGCTATTGATAGCGTAAAAGCCAAAGCGTCTTTATTGGCATACTGTCGTAGTAACAAAATCAAAGTGATTACAACGGGTGGTGCTGGTGGTCAAGTTGATCCGACTCAGATTCAAGTCGCGGATCTGACCAAAACGATTCAAGATCCGTTAGCGAAGAAAATTAAGGATACACTGCGTCGTCATCATAACTTTCCAAAAAATCCTCAGCGAAAATTTGGTATCGACTGCGTATTTTCAACGGAACAACTTAAATACCCTCAACCTGATGGAAGCGTATGCGGCGTAAAATCAACGGCAGAAGGTCCAAAACGTATGGATTGTGCGAGTGGTTTTGGTGCTGCAACTGTAGTTACCGCGACCTTCGGTTTTGTTGCTGTATCTCGCATCGTTGAAAAGCTGATTCAAAAGTACAAAAACGCCTAA
- the mltA gene encoding murein transglycosylase A, whose protein sequence is MIKKYLPIAAVTLLFGCAQPTESIEPIESTERAQQYLDGEFDSLLNKTTVVESNKPRDFTEFHKQTEQVVKKSPRMATVYQPLYEKLNDWVLQSGDPSELANFNIQAAQLGGGDKKGNVLFTGYFSPVMELRHTPNETFKYPVYRKPKCGSECPTRAQIYAGALAGQGLELGYAPNMIDPFLMEVQGSGFVHFEDDDTLEYFAYGGKNNKAYVSIGKVLIERGEVPREKMSMKAIKEWVLANDENVVRELLEQNPSYVFFSPQADAPVTGSAGIPLLPMASVAGDRSILPMGTPILAEVPLLNSDGSWSGAHQLRLLVVLDTGGAVKRNHLDLYHGMGPRAGTEAGHYKHFGRVWKLGLENSATQAPWALPPEKLQ, encoded by the coding sequence GTGATAAAAAAATATCTTCCAATTGCTGCAGTCACGCTACTTTTTGGCTGCGCTCAACCTACTGAATCCATTGAGCCCATTGAATCTACTGAAAGAGCCCAACAATATCTGGATGGCGAATTTGACTCATTGTTGAATAAAACGACAGTTGTTGAATCTAACAAGCCGAGAGATTTTACTGAGTTCCATAAACAGACCGAGCAAGTGGTCAAAAAGTCACCGAGAATGGCTACGGTATACCAACCGCTGTATGAAAAGCTCAACGATTGGGTTTTGCAAAGTGGTGACCCAAGTGAGCTGGCGAATTTTAATATTCAAGCGGCTCAGTTAGGCGGCGGAGACAAGAAAGGCAATGTGCTGTTTACGGGGTATTTCTCCCCGGTGATGGAGCTTCGTCATACACCGAATGAGACTTTTAAGTACCCTGTTTATCGCAAGCCTAAGTGTGGTTCAGAATGTCCAACGCGCGCGCAAATCTACGCGGGTGCATTAGCAGGACAAGGATTAGAGCTCGGCTACGCGCCAAATATGATTGACCCATTCTTGATGGAAGTGCAGGGCAGCGGATTTGTGCATTTTGAAGATGACGATACACTCGAGTATTTTGCCTACGGCGGTAAGAACAACAAAGCTTATGTCAGTATCGGAAAAGTACTGATTGAGCGAGGTGAAGTCCCGCGTGAAAAAATGTCGATGAAAGCGATCAAAGAGTGGGTACTGGCTAACGATGAAAATGTCGTTCGAGAGCTGTTGGAACAAAACCCTTCTTACGTTTTCTTTAGCCCTCAAGCCGATGCGCCTGTAACTGGGTCTGCGGGCATTCCACTATTACCGATGGCATCTGTTGCGGGGGATCGTTCTATCTTACCGATGGGGACGCCAATTTTAGCGGAAGTGCCTTTGCTAAACTCTGACGGCTCGTGGAGTGGCGCTCACCAACTTCGATTGCTCGTTGTGTTAGATACTGGCGGCGCAGTCAAACGTAACCACTTAGATCTTTACCACGGTATGGGGCCACGTGCGGGAACAGAGGCCGGTCATTACAAACATTTTGGCCGGGTATGGAAATTGGGGCTGGAAAACTCAGCCACGCAAGCTCCTTGGGCATTGCCACCCGAGAAGTTACAATAG
- the argA gene encoding amino-acid N-acetyltransferase, which produces MKIRNTALVKGFRQSVPYVNAHRGKTMVIMLGGEAVADSNFSNIISDLALLHSLGVKIVLVHGARPQINAILEQHSYSTPYHKGIRVTDETSLNYVMQASGQLQLSITAQLSMSLSNTPMAGTQLNVVSGNFVISQPLGIDDGVDYCHSGRIRRIDVAGINRMLDQGSIVLLGPIASSVTGESFNLLSEEVATQVAIKLKADKLIGFCSEQGVIDDEGNAVAELFPKEAENILHTMISASEKEGDSASGTMRFLRAATTACRAGVPRSHLVSYKVDGALIQELFSLDGIGTQIVQASAEQVRVADIDDIGGILDLIQPLEEQGILVRRSREQLEQEIHQFTIIEKDGLIIGCAALYPYAQEKMAEMACVAIHSEYRDGNRGLLLLNHMKLQCKAQGIKQLFVLTTHSLHWFREQGFHEISVDFLPSQKQNLYNYQRKSKVLAIELF; this is translated from the coding sequence GTGAAAATCAGAAATACAGCATTAGTTAAAGGATTTAGGCAGTCTGTCCCTTATGTTAACGCACACCGCGGTAAAACCATGGTTATCATGTTAGGTGGCGAGGCTGTGGCTGACAGTAACTTTTCCAATATCATTAGTGATTTGGCACTTTTGCACAGTTTGGGTGTGAAAATTGTTCTGGTTCACGGTGCCAGACCTCAAATTAACGCCATCCTTGAGCAGCATTCCTACTCCACTCCTTACCACAAAGGGATCCGAGTCACTGACGAAACCTCTCTCAACTACGTCATGCAGGCTTCTGGGCAACTGCAACTTTCTATTACAGCTCAACTGTCGATGAGTTTGAGCAATACGCCAATGGCAGGCACTCAGCTAAACGTGGTCAGTGGAAACTTCGTTATTTCTCAACCTTTGGGAATTGATGATGGCGTGGATTACTGCCACAGCGGACGAATAAGAAGAATCGACGTTGCTGGGATTAATCGCATGCTTGACCAAGGTTCGATTGTATTACTCGGACCCATCGCAAGTTCCGTCACGGGGGAATCTTTTAACTTACTGTCAGAAGAGGTCGCCACACAAGTCGCCATCAAGCTCAAAGCAGATAAGTTGATCGGCTTTTGTTCAGAGCAAGGGGTCATTGATGACGAAGGCAATGCCGTTGCAGAACTGTTCCCTAAAGAAGCAGAAAACATTTTACACACGATGATTAGCGCTTCAGAAAAGGAAGGTGACAGTGCCTCCGGGACTATGCGTTTTTTAAGAGCAGCCACAACAGCCTGCCGAGCAGGAGTCCCACGTAGCCACTTAGTGAGTTACAAAGTCGATGGTGCGCTGATTCAGGAGTTGTTCTCTCTTGATGGGATTGGCACACAAATCGTGCAAGCCAGTGCTGAGCAAGTTCGCGTCGCTGACATTGATGATATTGGGGGGATCTTGGATTTGATCCAGCCATTAGAAGAGCAAGGAATTCTAGTACGCCGCTCAAGAGAGCAACTGGAGCAAGAAATTCACCAGTTCACCATCATCGAAAAAGATGGCTTAATCATTGGTTGCGCCGCACTTTACCCTTATGCGCAAGAAAAAATGGCTGAAATGGCTTGCGTAGCTATTCATTCAGAATACCGAGATGGCAACAGAGGACTTTTACTGCTGAACCACATGAAACTTCAATGCAAAGCCCAAGGGATAAAACAGTTATTCGTTTTAACCACACACAGCTTGCACTGGTTCCGTGAACAGGGCTTTCACGAAATTAGCGTGGACTTCCTTCCCTCACAAAAACAGAACCTGTACAACTACCAGAGAAAATCCAAAGTGCTGGCCATAGAGCTGTTTTAA